One genomic region from uncultured Subdoligranulum sp. encodes:
- the argF gene encoding ornithine carbamoyltransferase: MKHLLKLGGLSRAEILHILDVADEYKRLHKQGIDPKDLQGKAVALMFAKHSTRTRTSLEVGIYQMGGLGTYLSANDLQTARGEPIQDTARVLGRYYDAIVCRTYKQTDLDALAQYSGVPVVSGMTDYAHPLQVLTDLMTVREYKGKLEGLRMGFVGDGYNMANSLIVGCLAVGMQVTMACPKGYRPSADVLMQAKAYGDAFKLVHDPDEAARDADVLFTDVWVSMGMERERDRRYRDFTGFTLDADRMALAKPDCMVQHPLPARRGEEIATDVFEKHANEIFDEAENRLHVEKAVLAILLAGK; encoded by the coding sequence ATGAAACATCTGTTGAAACTGGGCGGACTGAGCCGCGCCGAGATCCTGCACATCCTGGATGTGGCCGACGAGTACAAGCGGCTGCACAAGCAGGGGATCGACCCCAAGGATCTGCAGGGCAAGGCGGTGGCGCTGATGTTCGCCAAACATTCCACCCGCACCCGCACGAGCCTGGAGGTGGGCATCTACCAGATGGGGGGCCTGGGCACTTACTTAAGCGCCAACGATCTGCAGACCGCCCGGGGCGAGCCCATCCAGGACACCGCCCGGGTGCTGGGACGGTACTATGACGCCATCGTCTGCCGCACCTACAAGCAGACCGACCTGGACGCCCTGGCCCAGTACAGCGGTGTGCCGGTGGTGTCGGGCATGACCGACTACGCCCATCCCTTGCAGGTGCTCACCGACCTGATGACGGTGCGGGAGTACAAGGGCAAACTGGAAGGGCTGCGCATGGGTTTTGTGGGGGATGGCTACAACATGGCCAACAGCCTGATCGTGGGGTGTCTGGCCGTGGGCATGCAGGTCACCATGGCCTGTCCCAAGGGCTACCGTCCGTCGGCCGATGTGCTGATGCAGGCCAAGGCCTACGGCGATGCCTTTAAGCTGGTCCATGACCCCGACGAGGCCGCCCGGGACGCCGATGTGCTCTTCACCGACGTGTGGGTGAGCATGGGCATGGAGCGGGAGCGGGACCGCCGGTACCGGGATTTCACCGGGTTCACGCTGGATGCAGACCGGATGGCCCTGGCCAAGCCGGATTGCATGGTGCAGCATCCGCTGCCCGCCCGCCGCGGCGAGGAAATCGCCACCGATGTGTTTGAGAAGCACGCCAATGAGATCTTCGATGAGGCGGAAAACCGCCTCCATGTGGAAAAGGCCGTCCTCGCCATCCTCCTGGCCGGCAAGTGA